The following coding sequences lie in one Sorghum bicolor cultivar BTx623 chromosome 6, Sorghum_bicolor_NCBIv3, whole genome shotgun sequence genomic window:
- the LOC8073709 gene encoding DNA-directed RNA polymerase III subunit 1 yields MAKPEEKLRCTKEPFIEDVGTRRIKSIRFSVLSGSEIRKSAEVQVWNNRIYGHDMKPVPNGLLDPRMGVPNKREKCSTCHGEFSDCPGHFGYLKLALPVFNVGFFNCILDVLKCICKSCSRVLLFEKDRREFLKKMRNPRADALQKSATMKKVRDKCKLSCCPRCDYRNGVVKKGRAGLIVVHDCSKVLDGHTEELKNALQNKKEKVSANSVRVLDPATVLSLFRRMTDEDCELLNLGDRPEKLIVSEIAVPPVPIRPSVVVGSSRTSNEDSITVILKSIVNTNSILKETLHTGGPFTKCFDCWQYLQLQVVEYVNSDAPCLPDSQHRGLVQRLKGKTGRFRGNLSGKRTEYTGRTVISPDPNLKITEVAIPVLMARVLTYPERVSNYNIEKLRQCIRNGPFKYPGANFVTQPDGMKQSLKYGDRRITARDLKCGCIVERHLEDGDVVLFNRQPSLHRMSIMSHRARIMPWRTLRFNESVCNPYNADFDGDEMNLHVPQTEEARTEALMLMGVQNNLCTPKNGEILVASTQDFLTSSFLVTRKDTFYDRSSFTLLCSYLGDAMENIDLPTPALIKPIELWTGKQLFSVLVRPNAHTRVFLNLAVQEKIYSKKKGKKEAGEETMCGRETMCPNDGYVYFRNSELLSGQVGKATLGNGNKDGLYSVLLRDYNSHAAASCMNRLAKFSARFIGNHGFSIGVDDVQPGEHLNRQKKKEIDGGYKKCHDLISLFAKGALALHPGCNAAQTLEHNITGVLNEIRSIAGNVCMDTLHWRNSPLIMSQCGSKGSPINISQMVACVGQQSVGGRRAPDGFLNRTLPHFPINSKTPAAKGFVANSFYTGLTATEFFFHTMGGREGLVDTAVKTAETGYMSRRLMKGLEDLSVFYDQTVRNASGGIVQFLYGDDGMDPAKMEGKDGMPLNLDQLFMKVMATCPQRGSDTLSPEAIKQMLEDKLLQHDTSSDGGCSEEFKKNLTEFLDKRIELMKCTRRALHLHEDHVEKKDSCVEESVAAIISGISAKQLQVFLDTCLSRYQSKKIEAGASIGAIGAQSIGEPGTQMTLKTFHFAGVASMNVTLGVPRIKEIINAARKISTPIITAQLLSKKDVLSARIVKGSMEKAVLGEVAVAIQIVLKSSQPNLIVKLDMQLIESLHMGISADSVQLSILNHPKIKLKSEHVRVIDRAKLRIYPAGTDKRKLQLELHNLKSILPKVIVKGIPTVERVVIDEVKVKNETERYQLLVEGTNLLAVMGTPGVDATKTKSNHIMETNQTLGIEAARRSIIDEIQYTMKSHGMNIDRRHMMLLADLMTYKGEILGITRYGIAKMKSSVLMLASFEKTSEHLFNASYSGREDQIEGVSECIIMGIPMQLGTGILKVRQRLDHVPEFKYQPDPILS; encoded by the exons ATGGCGAAGCCGGAGGAGAAGCTGCGCTGCACGAAGGAGCCCTTCATCGAGGACGTCGGCACCCGGAGGAT AAAGAGCATCCGGTTCAGCGTGCTCTCGGGCAGCGAGATTCGCAAGTCTGCGGAGGTGCAGGTCTGGAACAACAGGATCTATGGGCACGACATGAAGCCGGTGCCCAATGGGTTGCTCGACCCGCGAATG GGAGTCCCTAATAAGAGAGAGAAATGCAGTACCTGCCATGGTGAATTTAGTGACTGTCCTGGCCATTTCGGCTACTTGAAGCTTGCGCTTCCAGTTTTTAATGTAGGCTTCTTTAACTGTATTCTGGACGTGTTGAAGTGCATCTGCAAG AGCTGTAGCAGAGTTCTTCTTTTTGAGAAAGACCGCAGGGAGTTTCTGAAGAAGATGAGAAATCCCAGGGCAGATGCACTAcagaaaagtgctacaatgaaaAAAGTGAGGGACAAATGCAAACTATCCTGCTGCCCCCGCTGTGATTACAGAAATG GTGTAGTTAAAAAAGGCAGAGCAGGCTTGATAGTGGTTCATGACTGTAGCAAGGTTTTGGATGGACATACAGAAGAACTAAAGAATGCATTGCAAAACAAGAAAGAAAAGGTCTCCGCTAATTCAGTTCGTGTGTTAGACCCTGCAACTGTTCTCTCTCTATTCAGAAGAATGACAGACGAG GATTGTGAATTACTAAACCTTGGTGATAGGCCAGAGAAACTTATTGTGTCGGAGATTGCAGTGCCACCTGTTCCTATACGGCCTTCTGTCGTTGTTGGTAGTAGTAGAACAAG CAATGAAGACAGCATCACGGTTATTTTGAAGAGCATTGTTAATACAAACTCCATCCTTAAGGAGACCCTCCATACTGGGGGTCCATTCACCAAGTGCTTT GATTGCTGGCAATACCTTCAACTTCAAGTTGTTGAATATGTGAATAGTGATGCCCCCTGTCTTCCAGACTCACAACATCGTGGCCTTGTTCAACGACTCAAAGGGAAGACTGGCCGATTTCGTGGTAATTTGTCTGGAAAACGTACTGAGTATACAGGAAGAACTGTCATATCTCCTGATCCAAATTTGAAAATAACAGAG GTGGCTATTCCTGTGTTGATGGCTCGAGTCTTGACTTATCCTGAAAGGGTTTCAAACTATAACATTGAGAAGCTGAGACAATGTATACGAAATGGACCATTCAAATATCCAGGGGCTAATTTTGTTACACAACCTGATGGCATGAAGCA GAGCTTAAAGTATGGCGATAGAAGGATTACTGCTCGGGATTTAAAGTGTGGATGTATAGTTGAAAGGCATTTAGAAGATGGAGACGTGGTCCTCTTTAATAGACAGCCGAGTCTGCATAGAATGTCAATTATGTCTCACAGG GCAAGGATAATGCCATGGAGAACACTCAGATTTAATGAGTCTGTTTGCAACCCTTATAATGCTGATTTTGATGGAGATGAAATGAATTTGCATGTCCCTCAGACAGAGGAAGCTCGCACTGAAGCGCTTATGCTCATGGGG GTTCAGAATAATTTATGTACTCCTAAGAATGGTGAGATACTAGTTGCTTCCACGCAAGACTTCTTGACCTCATCTTTCCTAGTTACAAGAAAAGATACTTTCTATGATAGATCTTCATTTACTCTTTTGTGCTCATACCTTGGTGATGCAATGGAGAACATTGATTTGCCAACACCAGCCTTGATTAAA CCTATTGAGCTTTGGACTGGTAAACAGCTATTTAGCGTGTTAGTCCGACCTAATGCACATACAAGGGTTTTTCTGAATCTTGCTGTTCAAGAAAAAATTTATTCAAAGAAAAAGGGGAAAAAAGAGGCGGGAGAGGAAACAATGTGTGGAAGGGAAACAATGTGTCCCAATGATGGTTATGTCTACTTCCGAAACAGTGAACTGTTATCTGGACAAGTAGGGAAGGCCACTTTAG GTAATGGGAATAAGGATGGCCTTTACTCTGTTCTTTTAAGAGATTATAATTCTCATGCTGCAGCAAGCTGTATGAATCGCTTGGCAAAATTTAG TGCAAGATTTATAGGGAACCATGGTTTTTCCATTGGTGTGGATGATGTCCAACCAGGAGAACATCTAAACCggcaaaagaaaaaggaaatagacGGAGGGTACAAAAAATGCCATGATCTTATTTCTTTGTTCGCGAAAGGTGCGCTCGCATTACATCCTGGATGCAACGCAGCTCAAACATTGGAGCATAACATCACTGGCGTGTTAAATGAAATCAGATCAATTGCTGGAAAT GTGTGCATGGATACGCTTCACTGGAGGAACAGCCCATTGATCATGTCTCAGTGTGGTTCTAAAGGTTCTCCAATCAATATCAGTCAGATGGTTGCGTGTGTTGGACAGCAATCAGTTGGAGGGCGTCGCGCCCCAGATGGTTTTTTAAATAGAACTCTTCCTCACTTTCCTATAAATTCTAAGACCCCCGCG GCTAAAGGTTTTGTTGCTAATTCATTCTATACTGGTTTGACTGCTACTGAGTTTTTCTTCCACACAATGGGTGGACGAGAAGGTCTTGTTGACACGGCG GTCAAAACAGCAGAAACTGGATATATGTCCCGCAGATTGATGAAGGGCTTGGAAGATCTCTCGGTTTTCTATGATCAGACAGTTCGAAATGCTAGCGGTGGTATAGTTCAATTTTTGTATGGAGATGATGGCATGGATCCTGCAAAGATGGAAGGAAAAGATGGCATGCCCTTAAATTTGGATCAATTGTTTATGAAAGTCATG GCCACATGTCCTCAAAGGGGATCAGATACATTATCTCCAGAGGCTATCAAACAGATGTTAGAGGATAAGCTCTTGCAGCATGACACCTCATCTGATGGTGGCTGTAGCGAAGAGTTCAAGAAAAACTTAACTGAATTTCTTGATAAACGTATAGAATTAATGAAATGCACAAGAAGGGCACTCCATCTACATGAGGATCATGTAGAAAAGAAAGATTCTTGCGTAGAAGAATCTGTTGCTGCTATTATATCTGGTATATCTGCAAAACAACTTCAG GTTTTCTTGGACACTTGCTTATCTCGTTATCAGTCAAAGAAGATTGAAGCAGGAGCATCTATTGGAGCAATTGGAGCTCAAAGTATTGGAGAGCCAGGGACTCAGATGACACTGAAAACATTTCATTTTGCCGGAGTAGCTAGCATGA ATGTTACTCTTGGTGTTCCTCGAATCAAGGAAATTATCAATGCTGCTAGAAAGATAAGCACGCCTATTATCACCGCTCAGCTTTTGTCAAAGAAAGATGTGCTTTCTGCGCGTATTGTGAAAGGATCTATGGAGAAAGCAGTGCTCGGCGAG GTTGCAGTCGCTATACAGATTGTCCTGAAGTCAAGTCAGCCAAACTTgattgtcaaacttgatatgCAACTTATAGAAAGTCTCCACATGGGAATATCTGCTGATTCTGTGCAGCTGTCAATTTTGAATCATCCAAAGATTAAGCTAAAATCTGAG CATGTCCGTGTCATTGATAGAGCCAAGTTGAGAATATATCCAGCTGGAACTGATAAGCGCAAACTTCAGCTTGAACTGCACAACCTCAaatccatccttccaaaagtgaTTGTGAAG GGCATTCCAACTGTTGAAAGGGTTGTTATTGACGAAGTTAAAGTAAAAAACGAGACAGAAAGATACCAATTGTTGGTTGAAGG AACAAACCTCCTGGCAGTCATGGGTACCCCAGGAGTTGATGCTACGAAGACAAAAAGTAATCATATCATGGAAACGAACCAAACGCTTGGAATTGAAGCAGCTAGGAGATCTATTATTGATGAAATTCAGTACACAATGAAAAGTCATGGCATGAACATTGATCGGAGACATATGATGCTCTTAGCAGATTTAATGACATACAAG GGTGAAATTCTCGGCATTACTAGATATGGCATTGCAAAGATGAAAAGCAGCGTGCTGATGCTTGCTTCATTTGAGAAAACCTCAGAACATCTATTCAATGCCTCATACAGTGGTCGTGAGGATCAGATAGAGGGAGTTAGTGAATGCATTATCATGGGCATTCCCATGCAGCTCGGTACCGGTATTCTCAAAGTTAGGCAAAG GCTCGACCATGTGCCTGAATTCAAGTACCAGCCAGACCCGATACTGTCGTGA